In Gammaproteobacteria bacterium, the DNA window CGTTGGTCAGGTCGTTGCTGGTGGTATAGTCGCGGTTATCGACGATGCGCAGTACGCCGGTGGCCTGATTCGTGGTCAGGCTGTCTTCGAGGGTGGTGAGTTGCGTGGTCGAGGTGCCGGGCCGCACGCCAATCACGGAACCCGCGCCGCTTAAGACGATTTCGGCGGCGTTGTCGGTGATGGCGTCGCCGCGCAGGGCGATGGTTGCGCCGTTGCCGGTGGAGACCGCTTCCCAGCGCCCGTCGGTGAGGACGCCCGCCTGATTGTTGCTCTGGGTTACGGAGGAGCCAAATTCGATGGCGGAGTTGTCGGTGGCGCGCACTGTGCCGGTGCTGGTGAAGACGCCGCCCCCAGTGATATTGAGGGTGTCGCCACCGTGAGCCAGGATCGTACCTTGGTTTTCCAGGGTGACGTTGCTGTAGTACAGCCTCAGCTCATGAGTCTCGCCATCACCGGCGCCGCGAATCGTGTGATCCGTGTCGTTGACCAGCGTGACCGCGTTCGCAGCGTCCAGGGTGCCGTTGCCACTGCGATTAATAAGATACGCATTGCCCCCGATCACCAGCGCGCCCGTACCCGACAGGGTCGCCGTCTCACCGTTATCGACATGCAGGTAGCCCGTGCCCGTGCCGGAACCCAGCGTGAGCGTCCCGTCGTTGGTGAGCGTACCGGCCACTGTCAGGCCTCGGCTATTTTGCACCGCAATCTGCCCTTGGTTGGTCACATCTTCCAAGCGCGCCGAATTGGTGAAGGAACCGCTCGTGATCTGGATCACGCCGGTACCCGCTGTGTCCAGGACGCCATTCGCGATTCGGGTGTTGCTGGCTATTCCTACCGTTGATCCGTCTTGCGCCTGGATCAACCCCCCCGTGTTGTCGATGAAGCCGCCACTCAGATTCAGCGTGTCGCCATTGTTCGCCAGAATCGTCCCTTGGTTGTCCAGGGTGACGTTGCTGTTCATCGTCAACGTACTGGCGCCGCCATCACCGGCGCCGCGAATCGTGTGATCCGTGTCGTTGACCAGCGTGATCGCGTTCGCCGTGTCCTGGGTGCTGTTGCCACTGCGATTGCTGAGTAGGCTGTTACCGGCAATCACCAGCGCGCCGGTACCTGACAGGGTCGCTGTCTCACCGTTATCGACATGCAGGTAGGAGGTGCTGCTCGACTGCGGATTGAGCGTGATCGTGCCGTCATTGGTGATCGTCCCAGCCACCGTCAGGCCACGTGCGCTCTGCACCTCGATCTGCCCTTGGTTGGTCACATCCTCCAGCCGCGCTGAACTGGTGTAGAAACCGCTCGTGACCTCGATCACGCCGGTGCCTGCTGTGTTCAGGGTGCCGCCGAGAATGGATGCATTGCTTCCAAGCCCTACCTGACCGCCGGTCTCCGCCTGAATTAGACCGCCGGTGTTATCGATAGCCGTACCGCTAAACGTCAGCGTGGAGTCCTGGGCTGCCCGTATCTGCCCAGCGGTATTGTCGATGAAGCCGCCACTCAGATTCAGCGTGTCGCCATTGTTCGCCAGAATCGTCCCTTGGTTGTCCAGGGTGACGTTGCTGTTCATCGTCAACGTACTGGCGCCGCCATCACCGGCGCCGCGAATCGTGTGATCCGTGTCGTTGACCAGCGTGATCGCGTTCGCCGTGTCCTGGGTGCTGTTGCCACTGCGATTGCTGAGTAGGCTGTTACCGGCAATCACCAGCGCGCCGGTACCCGACAGGGTCGCCGTCTCACCGTTATCGACATGCAGGTAGGAGGTGCTGCTCGACTGCGGATTGAGCGTGATCATCCCGTCATTGGTGATCGTCCCAGCCACCGTCAGGCCGCGTCCGTTCTGCACCTCGATCCGCCCCTGGTTGGTCACATCCTCCAACCGCGCTGAAGAGGTGTATGCGCCGCTCGTAACCTCGATCACGCCGGTACCATCAGTGTCCAGGACGCCATTCGCGATTCGGGTGTTGCTGGCTATTCCTACCGTTGATCCGTCTTGCGCCTGGATCAACCCCCCCGTGTTGTCGATGAAGCCGCCACTCAGATTCAGCGTGTCGCCATTGTTCGCCAGAATCGTCCCTTGGTTGTCCAGGGTGACGTTGCTGTTCATCGTCAACGTACTGGCGCCGCCATCACCGGCGCCGCGAATCGTGTGATCCGTGTCGTTGACCAGCGTGATCGCGTTCGCCGTGTCCTGGGTGCTGTTGCCACTGCGATTGCTGAGTAGGCTGTTACCGGCAATCACCAGCGCGCCGGTACCTGACAGGGTCGCCGTCTCACCGTTATCGACATGCAGGTAGGAGGTGCTGCTCGACTGCGGATTGAGCGTGATCGTGCCGTCATTGGTGATCGTCCCAGCCACCGTCAGGCCGCGTCCGTTCTGCACCTCGATCCGCCCCTGGTTGGTCACATCCTCCAACCGCGCTGAAGAGGTGTATGCGCCGCTCGTAACCTCGATCACGCCGGTGCCTGCCGTGTCCAGGACGCCATCATTGATACTTACATTGCTATTCAGTTGGACCTTGGATGCATCCAGCGCCTGAATCACCCCGCCAGTGTTGTCCAAGGTCGTCGAATTGATGATCAGCGTACCGCTATTGCTTGCTTGCAGCGTGCCGCTGTTGCTGCGGGTCGGGGCGGTGCTCGACAGGCTGATTGTCAACGGGACCGATTGATTAGCGTCGATCAAGCCCTGATTGTTCAAGCCCACTTGCGTGATTGATCCCGAGCCTTGGATCGTATGGCCAGCGGCATTGGTCAAGACGCTGAGGCTCGAGGAACCAGTAATCCGGTTTTGCGCCTGATTACTCAAGTTAACCACACCCGTCCCGGAAAACGTGATGTTCCCGATCCGTAATGTGGTCGTGCTGCCCGCTGAACTCAGCGACAGCGTACCGTTATTCAGCAGGCTGGCGCCGTTGATCGTGAGTTGCCGGCCATTGTTGATATCCACCTGATCACCGGCATCGATGGTCAACGTATTGGCATTCGCCGTCACATTGACATTAACCAGTGAAGCCGTCCCGGTCTTTCCGCCATCGACCTGGACATTGGTGGTCGAATTTGGAACCGTACCGGTATCCCACTGGCCCGTATTGTTCCAATTTCCGGTCCCACCCTGCCAGGTTGCGGTTTGCGCCCAGGTCAGCGCGCCCGGCGTCGCCAGCGCAACCAGCGCCGCCAATCGCGGCAGGTTACGGCGCAGACTGACCGAATGACACATCGTATTTCTCAGATGCTTTATAACTTTTTGTATGCGCACCGCTAATGGAAAGAATTTACGTCCTATCAAGAAATAGCCGATCCGTCTAACGTGCCGTGACTCACGCCGCGCTTGGCAAGGGGCCTGATAGGCGGTCAGTGGATATGGTTTTTTCTTTAGCATTATGAATCCCCTAATAAAAAATATTTTCCAAAATGCAGCGCTCTTATCTGTTTCTTGTTGCTGGTCGCTTCAAGAATAAACGCGCTAAAATTACCGATTTATCTTTGAGCAAAAAACAAACCAATAACGCAACTTATTAAAATTAATAATAAAAAAATATATTCAGCCATCTGGATTGTAAAGAAAGTCGACATCCAAATAACTCGCTGAGAAACCCATATAAATAAATAATAATCTGTTTTCAATAACTTAAAAAAATATATGCTTAAAATTTAACTGTAAAATTTCAAAACAGACAACCTTTAATTGTAAAAAATCCTGACAATTTTGTCGAAAAACCGATTAATACTGTAAAGAATGGACGAATCTGATAGCGATTTTGCCCTTGACATAGTGCATACCGTACTTTCCTCGTCCACAATGTTTTCGGTACTGGTTCAGCACAACCAATTTTCACCAATCCGCCAGGCATGAGTATCAACCCGCAAACAATCCTGTGGACAAATAGCGGTCGCCCCGGTCGCAAATGATGGTCACGATCACCGCGTTCTCCACGCTCGCCGACAAGCGCAACGCCACCGCCATTGCCCCGCCTGCCGACACCCCGCAGCAAATTCCTTCTTCCTGGGCGAGGCGGCGGGTTCCCTCCTCAGCCTCGGCCTGACTGACATCCATGAGGCGATCGACCCGCGCCGGATCAAAAATTTTCGGCAGATATTCCGGCGGCCAGCGGCGGATACCGGCGATGGAGGAACCCTCGGTCGGCTGTACGCCGATAATTTGCACCGCAGGATTTTGTTCCTTGAGATAGCGCGATACGCCCATGATCGTCCCGGTGGTCCCCATCGCGCTGACAAAATGTGTGATCTGACCGTGAGTATCGCGCCAGATTTCCGGGCCAGTGGTCTGATAATGCGCCAGCGGATTGTCGGGATTGGCGAATTGATCCAGCACCCGTCCCTGCCCTTCCTGTTGCATCCGCATCGCTAAATCCCGCGCGCCTTCCATGCCTTCTTCCTTGCTGACCAGAATCAATTCAGCGCCATACGCCTTCATCGCCGCGCGACGCTCGGCGCTCTGATTTTCCGGCATGATCAGCACCATCCGATAGCCCTTCATCGCCGCGATCATCGCCAAGGCGATACCGGTATTGCCGCTGGTCGCTTCGATCAGGGTTTCGCCCGGTTGCAGATCGCCGCGCGCCTCGGCCTGGCGGATCATGCTTAACGCCGGACGATCCTTGACCGAACCCGCTGGGTTGTTACCCTCCAACTTGCCAAAAATCCGGTTGGTCGTTCGCCCCGGCAGGCGCTGCAGACGCACCAAGGGCGTATTGCCGACGAAGGATTCAAGAGTAGAATCAACATGATTTGGCATGGTTTGTAAAATTCCTGTATGAAAAAATTGCGGCGCTGGCTTTTTCTTGGCCCGCCAACTATGGTAAAGAATTATAAAATGTCCAACCTCAAAGAAACCGGCGTCACTTCCGCTTCTGCTGGTTTATTCCATTCGACGACCGCCACGTGATCGCAATCATTACTCTTTTCATCCGCTGTCCAAGACGATTATTCCATGTCGGACCACCGCTCGTCAGTCTCTGTCTGCTCCTGTCAGCCGGACTGCTCTACGCGCAACAGATGGCTCCTGAACCTTCCAGTGACCCGGCAAGCGCCACGGCTACGAAATCTCCGGCGACTGAGACGGGTAAGTTGACTGTGGTTATTGATGGCCTGGAAGACGACGCATTACGCAACAATGTACTGGCCTTTCTGGACATCAATCGTTTTGCTGGTAAACCTGCACCGGAGGAAATCCGGCTCAACTGGCTGTATAAACAGGCCGAGGACGAAATCCGCCAAGCGTTGCAACCCTTTGGCTATTTTGAACCTACCATCGAGGCATCGCTGACGCGGACTGACAGCGGCGGTTGGGAAGCGCGCTATCGCATTCAACCAGGGCGACCCATGCGCATCACCGAGCTAGACGTGCAAGTGTTGGGCGAAGGCGCACAGGATCCGCCCTTTCAAACCCTGCTGGCCAATCTGCCGCTGACTCAGGGTCAAGTGCTCGATCAACCCAAATATGAGCAGATCAAGAGTGTTATGGAGTCCCTGGCCACCGAACGCGGCTACTTTGACGCCCGCTTTACCGAGCGCGCCATTCGCGTGGATTTGCAAGCCTATACCGCAACGATTCGCCTGCATTACGATACCGGGAAACGTTACCGTTTCGGTAATATCACTTTTAAACAGGATTTTCTGTCGCCCGATCTGCTCTCGCGCTACCCCAGCTTCAAGCCGGGCGATCCCTACAATGTCAATCAGTTGCTGAAATTGCAAACCGACTTGAGCAACACCGCCTATTTCAGCCGGGTCGAGGTCAATGCGCCGCCCTCCGCTGGAACCGATATCGCACCGGTGGATGTGGATCTGGAGTCTGGCAAACGCCATCAGTACAGCGTCGGCATCGGTTACGGCACGGACACTGGTTTCCGGGGCAAGCTGCGGACCGAGGATCGCCGGGTCAATCACCTCGGCCATCATTACGAAGCCGAACTGGGTTATTCGCAAATTAAATCGCTCATCGGATTCAAATATGTGATTCCCGGCGACAGCCCCGTTACCGATGAATATGCAATCACTGCCGGCTACGTTAAGCAAAACGACGACAACAAGGATTATCAAACCTATACAATTGGCGGCAGCCTGCAAATGCAAGATGGCAAATGGTTGAAGAACTATAGCCTGGGCTTGCAATACGATGAATACACGATCGGCAACCGACCGAACACTGAGGAATCGCTGCTGTTAATTCCGGGTTTGAGCTGGACCTGGATCGATGCTGATGATCGCATCTATCCCAGTCGTGGCCTGCTGTTCGGTTTCACGTTGCAAGGCGCCACAACCGCATTACTGTCCGACACCAACTTTTTGCAAGGCACCGTGAAGCTGCGCTGGATCCATGCCCTGAATAACGATAATCGGCTCTTGGCGCGCGGTACTCTGGGGACGACGGTCGTTGACAATTTTGAAAAGCTGCCTCCTTCCCTGCGTTTCTTTACCGGCGGCGACGCGACAGTGCGCGGTTATTCCTATGAAAGCATCGGCCCCACAGACCCGGACGGCGCGGTAGTCGGCGGCAAAAATCTGCTTGTCGCCAGCCTGGAATATGAACATCGGGTTTGGAAGGAATGGGGCGTAGCGGCTTTTGTCGATACCGGCGACGCCTTCGATGGCGCATCTCCCAACTTGAAAACCGGCGTTGGGGTCGGGGTGCGCTGGCGCTCGCCGGTCGGCCCGATGCGCATCGACTTTGCTTCCGGCCTGGATCGCCCGCCTGGCGATGCGTTCCGTTTCTCCTTCAGCATTGGACCTGACCTGTGAGTTATGCCCGCACGCTGCGTCGCATCCTGTTCTGGGTGGCGGCTATCCCTCTGTTTCTATTACTGCTGGCGCTGTCTATCGCCGGGTTCGTCATTTCCACGGAAACTGGCCTGAATAGCCTGTTGTCCCTGGCGCAACGGGTGTTGCCCGGTCAACTCAGCTATAACCAGGCCAGCGGTCGGCTGATCGGCCCACTGCATATCGAACAATTCCACTACGAAGATGGCTCGTTGCAAGTCGCGCTCGCTAATGTTGATCTGGATTGGCGACCGGCTGAACTCTTCGACTTCGCAGTGAACGTGACCCGGCTGCATTTCAGCGGCCTGGAACTAAGCTTGCCGCCAAGTAAAAAAGCGCCGCCGTCCGACGAGCCGTTCACGTTGCCCAATGTTCAGTTGCCAGTGGCGATCACGGTCGCCGACCTGCAAGGCCGCGAGATTCGCATCCAACCGGCTGGCGTTGATCCGATTGTAGTCAATGCCGTCGATCTCAAGGTGCGCACCCAGGAAGACGGCGTTCACATCGAAGTCTTGCAAGCACAGTCCCCGCTGGGTGAAGTCCGACTCAGCGGCCAAGTAAACCCGATCGGCGCTTATCCGCTGCAACTGCAACTGGCCTGGAAGGCGATCACGCCCGATTACGGAACTTTCGACGGCCAAGGCGAAGTTAGCGGGACGGTGCGTGATCAGCTAAAGCTGACTCAACGAGTCACCGGCTCAGCCGTGCTGGATTTGACCGGCGAGGTTCAGCAAGCGCTGGTCGAACCCGACTGGTCGGCGCAGGTCAAGCTGAACGTCGCCGACCTGAAACCGTTTGTCCCCGATTTAGCCGGCAAGCCGTTGAATGTTCAAGTCGATGCGAAAGGAGTGATGGCCCGCTTCGAAGGCAAGGGTGAAATCAAGGCGACTGCGCCGGAAATCGGTCCCGCTACGCTGCGCTTTACCGCCGCTGGCGATGAAAAAGCGGTGCGCCTGGATGCGTTGAAATTGACAGCGACCGATCATCCGTTGACGCTGGAGGCCAAGGGCGATTTTCAGTATGCCGAACTGCGCTTTAACGCCAGCGGCCAGTGGCAATCCCTGGTGTGGCCCCTGACCGGTCCCGCGCAAGTGCAAAGCGCCAAAGGAGACTTCTCCGCCAAAGGGACGCCGAAAGATTACGAGTTCCAACTTGCTGCCGATGTGCAAGGACCGGAGATTCCCCAGGGTCGCTGGAATTTGACCGGCCAAGGTTCCGATCAGGCGGTGCGTGGCGTCAAATTAGCTGGCAAGACGCTGGAGGGAACGATTGAAGGAACGGTTGACGCCAGCTGGGCGCCCAAGATCGGTTGGCAAGCCACTCTGGCGGGTAACGCTCTGAATCCCGGCGTACAGTGGAAAGAAGTCCCCGGCAAGTTGAACCTGCGGCTTAAGAGCGATGGCGGCCTCAACGGTAAACTGCGCGCGAATGTATTGCTGGAAGAGTTCACCGGAACCTTGAGCGGGCAAGCGCTGAGCGGCAACGCCGATGTCAGCCTGCTGGATCAGGACCTGACTATTAAAGCCTTGCAGTTGAACGCGGGCGCAGCGCGACTGGAGGCACAAGGAGCGTTAACGCAACGCTGGGACTTGCGCTGGAAATTGAATGCCCCGCAACTGAAAGCGCTGGTTCCCGGCCTGAGCGGCAGCGTGGCTGGCGCCGGCCAACTCAGCGGTTCCCGCGACCGCCCACAGGTCGCCGCCAATTTCACTGTGCGCAACCTGCAACAAGGCGCAACGCAAATCCAGCAACTCACCGGCGAAGCCAAGGTCGATGTCGGCGGGGTCAACCGTTCCCAAATTAAATTGGCGGGCCAAGGCTTGGTGCTGGGCGGTCAGCGCTGGAAAACGGTGAACCTGGACGGAGGCGGGACGCCGGACGCCCATGAACTGAAAGCCGAACTTGCTGGAGATCCCGGTCGCTTCGCGCTGGCGCTGGTCGGCAAGCTGCAAATGCCCGCCCTGGTCTGGGAAGGGCGCATCACGCAACTGACCGCCAAGGATACCGTCGCCGGCGCCTGGAGTCTGGAT includes these proteins:
- a CDS encoding choice-of-anchor D domain-containing protein, encoding MCHSVSLRRNLPRLAALVALATPGALTWAQTATWQGGTGNWNNTGQWDTGTVPNSTTNVQVDGGKTGTASLVNVNVTANANTLTIDAGDQVDINNGRQLTINGASLLNNGTLSLSSAGSTTTLRIGNITFSGTGVVNLSNQAQNRITGSSSLSVLTNAAGHTIQGSGSITQVGLNNQGLIDANQSVPLTISLSSTAPTRSNSGTLQASNSGTLIINSTTLDNTGGVIQALDASKVQLNSNVSINDGVLDTAGTGVIEVTSGAYTSSARLEDVTNQGRIEVQNGRGLTVAGTITNDGTITLNPQSSSTSYLHVDNGETATLSGTGALVIAGNSLLSNRSGNSTQDTANAITLVNDTDHTIRGAGDGGASTLTMNSNVTLDNQGTILANNGDTLNLSGGFIDNTGGLIQAQDGSTVGIASNTRIANGVLDTDGTGVIEVTSGAYTSSARLEDVTNQGRIEVQNGRGLTVAGTITNDGMITLNPQSSSTSYLHVDNGETATLSGTGALVIAGNSLLSNRSGNSTQDTANAITLVNDTDHTIRGAGDGGASTLTMNSNVTLDNQGTILANNGDTLNLSGGFIDNTAGQIRAAQDSTLTFSGTAIDNTGGLIQAETGGQVGLGSNASILGGTLNTAGTGVIEVTSGFYTSSARLEDVTNQGQIEVQSARGLTVAGTITNDGTITLNPQSSSTSYLHVDNGETATLSGTGALVIAGNSLLSNRSGNSTQDTANAITLVNDTDHTIRGAGDGGASTLTMNSNVTLDNQGTILANNGDTLNLSGGFIDNTGGLIQAQDGSTVGIASNTRIANGVLDTAGTGVIQITSGSFTNSARLEDVTNQGQIAVQNSRGLTVAGTLTNDGTLTLGSGTGTGYLHVDNGETATLSGTGALVIGGNAYLINRSGNGTLDAANAVTLVNDTDHTIRGAGDGETHELRLYYSNVTLENQGTILAHGGDTLNITGGGVFTSTGTVRATDNSAIEFGSSVTQSNNQAGVLTDGRWEAVSTGNGATIALRGDAITDNAAEIVLSGAGSVIGVRPGTSTTQLTTLEDSLTTNQATGVLRIVDNRDYTTSNDLTNAGVIQLGGGTLDANSLTNTDTGVLTGHGTVTPRPVNSGLIEATGGTLAMTGGIQGGSGTVTIQPDGALDLSAATQSSSADFLNHQGTAPDSLNLGNNDFVVFKDYTNANSGTGNSFDARANVTGTGQIIGENADLTITGAVTPSGSNTVTLDLGNVRGETSTTVDYQIANTGTGADIRGAVQTAAGTGNITDARLSGSGVTAQNFGPVEAGTDSGNLSVTFTATSGGSLNGQTIGVVSNFDNVAGQTIEITGMATALAQGNATPAPGPVNLGNFRVGQDGVSQDFAVENTTSGSGAEQLGIGTATTTGNFAASNNLGAGLINGGTTQANALSASVSNGQAGVNTGSLDIQYTTDGTQTDASFTAINSNTQSIALTATGFNMAEGSASPDPVVIANQRVGGAESQTLTVANTAPTGAFTEGLNASFGANSGDAVSKETTRKAGGFG
- the cysM gene encoding cysteine synthase CysM; the encoded protein is MPNHVDSTLESFVGNTPLVRLQRLPGRTTNRIFGKLEGNNPAGSVKDRPALSMIRQAEARGDLQPGETLIEATSGNTGIALAMIAAMKGYRMVLIMPENQSAERRAAMKAYGAELILVSKEEGMEGARDLAMRMQQEGQGRVLDQFANPDNPLAHYQTTGPEIWRDTHGQITHFVSAMGTTGTIMGVSRYLKEQNPAVQIIGVQPTEGSSIAGIRRWPPEYLPKIFDPARVDRLMDVSQAEAEEGTRRLAQEEGICCGVSAGGAMAVALRLSASVENAVIVTIICDRGDRYLSTGLFAG
- a CDS encoding outer membrane protein assembly factor; this encodes MIAIITLFIRCPRRLFHVGPPLVSLCLLLSAGLLYAQQMAPEPSSDPASATATKSPATETGKLTVVIDGLEDDALRNNVLAFLDINRFAGKPAPEEIRLNWLYKQAEDEIRQALQPFGYFEPTIEASLTRTDSGGWEARYRIQPGRPMRITELDVQVLGEGAQDPPFQTLLANLPLTQGQVLDQPKYEQIKSVMESLATERGYFDARFTERAIRVDLQAYTATIRLHYDTGKRYRFGNITFKQDFLSPDLLSRYPSFKPGDPYNVNQLLKLQTDLSNTAYFSRVEVNAPPSAGTDIAPVDVDLESGKRHQYSVGIGYGTDTGFRGKLRTEDRRVNHLGHHYEAELGYSQIKSLIGFKYVIPGDSPVTDEYAITAGYVKQNDDNKDYQTYTIGGSLQMQDGKWLKNYSLGLQYDEYTIGNRPNTEESLLLIPGLSWTWIDADDRIYPSRGLLFGFTLQGATTALLSDTNFLQGTVKLRWIHALNNDNRLLARGTLGTTVVDNFEKLPPSLRFFTGGDATVRGYSYESIGPTDPDGAVVGGKNLLVASLEYEHRVWKEWGVAAFVDTGDAFDGASPNLKTGVGVGVRWRSPVGPMRIDFASGLDRPPGDAFRFSFSIGPDL
- a CDS encoding translocation/assembly module TamB domain-containing protein; translated protein: MSYARTLRRILFWVAAIPLFLLLLALSIAGFVISTETGLNSLLSLAQRVLPGQLSYNQASGRLIGPLHIEQFHYEDGSLQVALANVDLDWRPAELFDFAVNVTRLHFSGLELSLPPSKKAPPSDEPFTLPNVQLPVAITVADLQGREIRIQPAGVDPIVVNAVDLKVRTQEDGVHIEVLQAQSPLGEVRLSGQVNPIGAYPLQLQLAWKAITPDYGTFDGQGEVSGTVRDQLKLTQRVTGSAVLDLTGEVQQALVEPDWSAQVKLNVADLKPFVPDLAGKPLNVQVDAKGVMARFEGKGEIKATAPEIGPATLRFTAAGDEKAVRLDALKLTATDHPLTLEAKGDFQYAELRFNASGQWQSLVWPLTGPAQVQSAKGDFSAKGTPKDYEFQLAADVQGPEIPQGRWNLTGQGSDQAVRGVKLAGKTLEGTIEGTVDASWAPKIGWQATLAGNALNPGVQWKEVPGKLNLRLKSDGGLNGKLRANVLLEEFTGTLSGQALSGNADVSLLDQDLTIKALQLNAGAARLEAQGALTQRWDLRWKLNAPQLKALVPGLSGSVAGAGQLSGSRDRPQVAANFTVRNLQQGATQIQQLTGEAKVDVGGVNRSQIKLAGQGLVLGGQRWKTVNLDGGGTPDAHELKAELAGDPGRFALALVGKLQMPALVWEGRITQLTAKDTVAGAWSLDKAVAVQASAQKARLDNACLASAPTRLCVQGQWNGASGFNGRAQLQDLRPDRFKSFFPPGVNLTTHVNAQADVSGKPNGSIQGKANLDIAPGNLSMVADGRTLRFTLNGGGFQAQTDGRTATAQVKLDLAKTGQLQADAQIQDPLGAARLNGKVNAAITDLGLISVFVPQIQDVKGQVRADVKVTGAMPKLALRGAVRLENAGATIPDAGLILQDLQLTATSDGQGPLQLTGSVQSKPGQLKLSGAIDPLKPQANLNIQGQDFQAFNTRDIQVQISPDLKLDITRQQVRVEGQIIVPKAYLSPGGGMDGGPSAVKSSEDLVIVKDAGGQAKPAAKGPAIFAQVRVILGDDVKVNTPVFQGQFKGNVLVTQTPELAPRASGSAEIIAGKYDIYGTEIDIQRGRVLFSNSPLDNPGLDMRVAREFSSELSDTTTVGAQVQGTLKKPQLTLFSDPAMPQGDILSYLVLGRAPNDGGSGESAMMFKAASAMGIGGGVLAKGLGTAVGLDNVDLNTGTNGNDASLTLGKYLTPDLYVGYGVGLMDAAMSTINIKYRLFKGLTFESNSSADGYGADLTYSWER